Proteins encoded by one window of Mycolicibacterium cosmeticum:
- the ipdF gene encoding (5R,7aS)-5-hydroxy-7a-methyl-1-oxo-2,3,5,6,7,7a-hexahydro-1H-indene-carboxyl-CoA reductase: MTDLSVAPQEIEGHGLLTGKVVLVTAAAGTGIGSTTARRALLEGADVVVSDYHERRLNETRDELAALGLGKVDAVVCDVTSTEAVDALITQAVAAAGRIDVLVNNAGLGGQTPVIDMTDDEWDRVLNVTLTSVMRATRAALRYFRDAGHGGVIVNNASVLGWRAQHSQSHYAAAKAGVMALTRCSAIEAVEYGVRINAVSPSIARHKFLEKTSSAELLDRLAGDEAFGRAAEPWEIATTIAFLASDYSSYLTGEIISVSSQRA, encoded by the coding sequence ATGACCGACCTTTCAGTTGCACCGCAGGAGATCGAGGGACATGGCCTGCTGACGGGCAAGGTGGTGCTGGTGACCGCCGCCGCGGGGACCGGCATCGGGTCGACGACGGCGCGGCGCGCCCTGCTCGAGGGCGCCGATGTGGTGGTCTCCGACTACCACGAGCGCCGGCTGAACGAGACCAGGGACGAACTGGCCGCACTCGGCCTGGGCAAGGTCGACGCGGTGGTCTGTGACGTGACCTCCACCGAAGCCGTCGATGCGCTGATCACCCAGGCGGTGGCCGCGGCCGGCCGGATCGATGTGCTGGTCAACAATGCCGGCCTCGGTGGTCAGACACCCGTCATCGACATGACCGACGACGAGTGGGATCGTGTCCTCAATGTCACGCTGACCTCGGTCATGCGCGCCACTCGGGCCGCGCTGCGCTACTTCCGCGACGCCGGGCACGGCGGCGTCATCGTCAACAACGCCAGCGTGCTGGGCTGGCGCGCACAGCACTCCCAGTCGCACTACGCCGCCGCCAAGGCCGGAGTGATGGCGCTGACCCGTTGCAGCGCAATAGAAGCCGTCGAATACGGGGTGCGGATCAACGCCGTGTCACCCAGCATCGCCCGGCACAAATTCCTGGAGAAGACGTCGTCGGCGGAACTGCTGGACCGCCTCGCCGGTGACGAGGCTTTCGGCCGAGCCGCCGAACCGTGGGAGATCGCGACCACCATCGCCTTCCTGGCCAGCGACTACTCCAGCTACCTGACCGGAGAGATCATCTCGGTGTCCAGCCAGCGCGCCTGA